CTATACCATTCACTCCTGATATATCAATGAACGCTATCAGAGGAATGTTGAGTAAATATGGACCGTTAGTATGGGGCGAGTATGGATTTTATAGTGCATTCAACGTAGATGAAGTATGGTTCTCTGATCAATATATAGGGATTGATCAAGGAGATATTATTTTAATGATCGAAAATTATAGGACCGGTTTAATTTGGGAACTTTTCATGAAGAATGAAAATGTTCAAAAGGCTTTAGATGAAATAGGATTCGTTGAAAAAGTATCTGATTATTCAGTTACTCCTTGGTATGTTGAAGAATACAAACGATTGTTAACTAGTTCCGAAGAAAAGTTAGCGGAAGCACCAAAAATTTCAAATAATATAAACATCGACGGGAATTTAGAAGAATGGAAAAACATTCCAAAATATGACGTAACAGAAGATATGAACGTACCAGGCGGTGGAATAAAACCTGTAGATAAAAGGTCTCAGGTTCTACATAGTTACTTTCAAGTTGCATGGGATGATCAAAACTTGTATTTAGCAGCAGACGTATACGATGAAGTTGTCGTTATTAACATAGCCCCCAACGATGTCGGTGGTTATTACAGGACTGATTCAATTGAATTTTATATAAACCCAGCAGTTGCTGGCTCAGATGCGGGAATTTTCAAATTAGCTATTCTTCCATTTGATACAGAAGGAAACGTCCAGGCTGTACGACACGAAGACGCAAAACCAGGTCCAATATCCACAACGGCACCTAAAATGAAGGTAGCTTCTAAAAAAACAGATTATGGATATGTTGTGGAAGTCATGATCCCATTTGAATATTTAGGTATAACGAATCCACAACCTGGTTTAAAACTTGGATTTAGCCACACAATCCATAATTCTAACAAAGGAGATGCGGCTATAGGAGAATATGTGAGAGAGAATATAATTTCTTGGAATCCTCTGCCAGATATTTGGGCAAATCCACAAAATTGGGGAACTTTAGAATTAAAATAAGATTCTTTTCTGAATCAGAATATTAAAAATAAAAAGATTATCAAAAATAAAATTTCGATTTTAAAAGGTTTGCAGGGGGGTAGGGATTTAATAGAAGTTTTAAACTTCTAAATACTGTAAAAAATTGTTATTAGGAGGTGTAGGAACATGAGAAAGACTTTGGTCGTTTTGAGTGTTGTGATGTTGTTGGTTTCATTCAATTTCGGAGCAACAAAGATCACAGTATGGGCTATGGGTGAAGAGGCAAAAAGTTTGGATCAATTAGCTGAGCTTTTCATGGAAGAATACCCTGAATATGAGGTCGATATTCAAGCCATACCCTGGGCAAATGCCTACGATAAAATTTTAACAGGAATCGCTGGCAGACAAGTCCCGGATATTGCACAGATGGGAACAACTTGGATGGCTCCGTTTGGAAGCATGGGAGCGTTTGAAGATTTAGCTCCGTACATAGAAAACTCTGAAGTGGTAAAGCCAGAGAATTTCTTCCAAGGTGCTTGGGAAACAGGAATAGTTGATGGGAAGCAGTTTGGTATTCCTTGGTATGTGGATACTAGAGCTATGTATTACAGAACAGATTTATTAGCGCAAGTAGGTTACGATCATGCTCCTCAAAATTGGGATGAGTTATACGATGCTGTAAAGAAGTTAGTTGAAAATGGTAGTAGATATGGCATTACACTTTACCAACCTCAGGATAATTATCAAGTACTGTTACCATTTGTTTGGCAAAATGGTGGAGATATTTTAGACAGCGCTGGAAATGTGATAGTAGACCAACCAGAATTCGTCGAAGCTTTTGGGTATTACACAAGATTCTTCACTGAAGGATTGACTCCAATTGCTGGTGGAGGGAACCTATTCCAAGATTTTGCCTCTGGAGATACACCAATCTTTTTTTCCGGTCCATGGATGGTTAGTATGATAAGGGCACAAATACCTCAAATAGATGGTAATTGGGATGTTGCATTAATGCCCGAGAATAAAAGCAGAACATCCTTTATGGGTGGCAGTGATTTAGTAATTTTCAGAGATTCCAAAAACAAGGAAGCTGCTTGGAAGTTCATAGAGTTCTTGTCGAGACCGGATATCCAAGTAAAGTGGTACCAAATTGTGAATGCACTACCTTCAGTCCCCAAAGCATGGGAAGATCCTTTATTGCAATCAGATCCGATGATAGCGACGTTTGGTGAACAGTTGAATGATGCAAAAGCTCCTATAAATATACCCGAATTTCAAGAGATCTCAGTTTCGATTGATAGCAGAGTTCAAGAAGCGATTTATGGCAGAAAAACGCCAGAACAAGCAGCTAAAGATTTGAAAAAAGATATTGAAAAGATATTGAAATAATTTGTTTTATGCCCCTCTTGTTACAAAAAAGAGGGGCTTTTGATCAAATTTTTTTGATTTTGATTATTAAGGAGCGATAGAATTGAAGACCCCATTAAGAGCGATTATTGGTTTCATAGGACCTTCAATAATATTATTGTTGATCTTCATGTTAATACCTATAGTAGTTTCTTTAGTCATAAGCTTCACCGATTTCGATGTTTATGCTATATATGATTGGGGAAGAGCTAGTTTTATTGGTTTTGAAAATTACGTAAACTTAATGCAAGACCCCCTTTTTTGGAGGGCTTTACTAAATACACTATATGCATTAGTTGTTGCGATGCCCTTAACAGTAGTATTAGCTTTAAGCTTTGCTACCCTAATAAATAGGGAGGCTACATATTTTAAGAATTTTTTTAAAGTAAGTTTTTACCTCCCCTCTATTACAAACACAGTTGCAATTGCTATCGTGTGGGCATGGATGCTCAATCCTGATTATGGATTAATAAATTGGTTCTTGGGTTTATTTGGTATACAAGGACCTAATTGGTTAGGTGATCCCATATGGGCAATGCCATCGGTAATAATGCTTGTAGTTTGGAAAGCGGTAGGTTACAACATTATTCTCTTCACGGCTGGTTTACAAAATATACCCGACTATCTATATGAAGCTGCCGAGTTGGATGGAGCTTCAAGGTTTCAACAATTTTTACATGTTACTATCCCATCGTTGAGACCAACGATATTTTTTGTTACAGTTATGACTGTAATAGGTTATTTGCAATTATTTGAAGAACCCTACATGTTAACGGCAGGCGGGCCTTTGAATTCTACTTTATCTATAGTTCTGTATCTGTATCGACAAGGGTTCAGGTTCTTCAAATTAGGGTATGCCTCTTCGATCGCTTTTATGCTATTTTTAATGATATTTGCTTTAACATACATGCAAATGAGTGCAAGAAGATCAGAAGTATAAGAGAGTATTGGTAAGGAGTGATAAATGTGAGATCCAGAAAAGTTTCTCCTATAGAACAAGTGGCGGTACATGGATTATTAATTATCTGGCTGTTAATTTCTGTTATACCTTTTGTATGGATGGTTTCAACTTCTTTTAAGGGACCTGGAGAAATTTTTATATTTCCTCCCAGATGGATCCCTAGAAATCCTACTTTTAATAATTATATAGATTTATTTCAAGAAATGAACTTTGGAAGACCTTTTTTGAATTCTGTTCTTGTTTCTCTTTCTACCACATTTTTATCCGTTTTAATAGCTACTATGGCAGGTTATGGGTTCGCCAAATTCCATTTTAAAAATAAAAACCTTTTGTTTTTGTTTATCTTAGGAACGATAATGGTGCCTGGCCAAATAACTATGATTCCAGTGTTCTTATTACTGTCACGATTGAATCTATTGAACACCTATTGGGGTTTAATATTACCTGCTATAGCGAATGCCTTCAACATATTTTTCATGAGACAGTATATTATGGGTGTCCCTGACGAACTGATAGAAGCAGCTAAAATAGATGGAGCACATGAAGGGTGGATATTTTTTAGAATAATATTGCCTTTGGCCAGACCTGCTATGGCTGCAATAACAATTTTCACATTTACAGGTTCTTGGAACAATTTTTTATGGCCGTTGATTATAGCGACCGATGAAAGCATGTACACACTTCCTGTTGCCGTATCTGTTTTAGGAGGACAATATACTGAAAACATAGCGATGCAAATGGCTGGTTCGGTTATCGTAATTTTACCTCTTATAATAGTATTTTTATTCACTCAACGATATTTCATAAAAGGAATCACATTTACTGGAATGAAAGGTTAAAATAAAATGGCCGTATTTATAATATAATTCAAAAAATATTAATAAAATACAGGTATAATAAAAGTGGATTAAATTTATCGTAATTAAAGGAGGACTTTAGATGGCAAAAGTCAACATAATATTCTACAGTATGTACGGTCATACCTATCAAATGGCTAAAGCCGAAGCGGAAGGTGCAAAAGAAGTAAAAGGAACGGATGTTAAGATCTACAGAGTGCCTGAAACTGTTCCAGAAGATATTCTAATCCAATCCGGGGCTAAAAAGGCACAAGAACAATTTTTACATATTCCCATAGCAACTTTGGATTCTTTAGTTGAAGCTGATGCGATAATTTTTGGTACTCCCACTAGATTTGGCATGATGGCTGCTCAAATGAGGCAATTTCTTGATACAACAGGTCCACTTTGGGCAAAGGGAAGTTTGGTTGGGAAAATCGGTAGTGTCTTTACTTCTACTAGTACTCAACATGGAGGTCAAGAATCCACTATATTAAACTTTCACACAACGTTATTGCACCATGGAATGATTATTGTTGGAATTCCTTTCACTGAGCCAGGTCTGAGCGATGCTTCAAATATTCATGGTGGTTCACCGTATGGCGCCTCGGCAATTATTATACAGGGCGATGAAAATAGACCAAATGAAATAGAACTTAATATTGCCAAAAGTCAAGGAAGAAGAGTAGCTGAAATAGCAAAGAAGCTTTTTGATTGATATTTCGAAGTATAAACTCAGGAAGTACAATATAGACTTTAAAAAATTTTTGAAGACGCATGATCTGTGCGTCTTTATTTTTTGAATTTAAAAATTCAATTGACTTTTAAAAAAATAACTGTTATAATTAATTATAATTATTCACTTAGTGTATGAATGAAATGCTTAGAGGTGATTTTCCTAATGCTCAATATTCAAAAATACACATTTTTTAACCCCTCTCCAAACTTCCGAGAAATGACGATTTTAAAGTTAATTTCTCAAGAAAACGATATTTCTCAAGAAACGATGGCGAAAAAAGTAGGGGTTGTCCCATCGATGATAAACAAGTATTTAAAGGATTTTGAAGAGAATGGAAATATTATAAAAAGCGGTGAAAACAAACGTAATATGAGTTATGAGCTCACAGAGGCAGGAAAAAAGAGGTTGCAATTTTTAACCCTCAGTTTCGTCGACGAGGTTTCTGAGCTGTACACAGAAACCAAAGACTCCTTCAAAAAAGTTTTTCAAACTCTTAAAAAAGATAATTTAAAGGACATTCTTTTGTATGGTGCGGGAGTTGTTGGGGGAATTGTATTGAAGGTTTTGAAGGATGAAAATATTAATATAATTGGATTTTTGGACGATTCCTCTTTAAAACAGGGGGATAGACTTCAAGGAATAGATATTTACCCTCCGGAAAAAGCCAAAGAGTTAATCTACGATGCCCTCATAATAGCTTCGTTTAGAAAATCAGAAAAAATATTGGAAAAGGCAACCGAAAAAAATTTGGAAAAATTGTATATTTTTAAGATAGATGATGAAGGTAATATTTCTCTGGAGGGCAGATGAAAATGAAAGATAAGATGGAGGTTCCTCTTTTTGATTTAACAAGACAATACGAAAAATTGAGGAAGGATGTTTTAAAAAAGTTGGATGCTGTCTTCACATCTGGAAATGTGATTATGGGAAGTAATGTAAAAGCCTTAGAAACGGAAATCGCAAAGTATATAAATGTAAAGTACGCAATCGGTGTTGCTAACGGTTCTGATGCCTTAAGGATATCGGTTCAAGCTATGGATATAAAAGCAGGAGATTACGTTATCACCACACCGTATACTTTTTTTGCGACCGCAAGTGCCATTGTACTGAATGGAGCCACTCCTATATTTGTGGATGTAGAAGATAAATACTACAACCTTGATTTGGATAAAGTCGAAGATTTACTTGAGAATCATCCAAAAAAAGAAAAAATTAAAGCTATCATTCCTGTACATCTTTTTGGAAAGACCGTTGATTTAGAAAGATTGGAAAAAATAAGAGAGAATTACAACGTAAAAATTATAGAAGATGCCGCCCAGTCTATTGGGTCTGTATGGAATTATAAGAATGGTGAAAGAAAATTTAGCGGCAGTATCGGAGATTTGGGCATTTTTTCTTTCTTCCCAACAAAAAATTTAGGTGGTTATGGTGACGGTGGAATGATTGTTACAAACGATGTGGTTTTAGCAGATAGGGTCAGAAAATTAAGAGTTCATGGTGCTGCAAAAAAATATTATCACGATGAAGTTGGTTACAATTCAAGATTAGACGAAGTTCAAGCTGCAATATTGAGAATAAAATTAAATAATTTAGATGACTACATTGATAAAAGAATAAAAAAGGCAAAAAATTATGAAGAATTATTCAAATTACATAACCTCAACGAAGATTTAAGCCATCCTGCCTATTTTAACGATAGAACTCATGTTTATCACCAATACGTTGTCACTTTGAATAACCCCAAAGATAGGGATAAATTGAAAAAATTCTTAGAAAGTAAAGGGGTTGGAACATCGATATACTATCCTCTTGGCTTACACCTTCAAAAGTGCTTTGAGAACCTGGGTTATAAAGAAGGGGATTTTCCTGTAGCTGAAAAGGCATCGAAATCCACGATAGCCTTACCAATGTTTCCAGAACTCACCAAAAAAGAGCAGGAATATGTAGTTAAATCTATTAAGGAGTTTTTTTCAAAATAGTTTTAGAGTTTCTAAAAATAGTGTTATTCTAGAAAGAGGAGGACTAAAAAATGGCATTATTGGATAAAATAAAAGATAAAACTGCAAAGATAGGGGTAATAGGTTTGGGTTATGTTGGTTTACCACTTGCGGTAGAAAAGGCGAAGGCAGGGTACCAAGTTTTAGGATTCGATATTCAAAAAGAAAAAGTAGATAAGGTCAACAAAGGAATAAATTATATTGGGGATGTTGTAAATGCAGAATTAGAAAAGCTGGTTGAAGACGGCCTTTTAAACGCTACAACTGATTATGACAGAATAAAGGAATGCGATTGTGTTATGATATGTGTTCCAACTCCCTTGAATAAATACAAACAACCTGATTTAAGTTTTGTTGTTGATTCGACCAAAGAAGTAGCAAAAAGACTCCATCCAGAAATGTTGATCGTTTTAGAAAGCACTACCTATCCAGGAACTACGGAAGAAGTACTTCTACCGTTATTACAAGAATATGGTTTTAAGGTTGGAAAAGATTTTTATTTAGCTTTTAGCCCAGAAAGGGTAGATCCAGGAAATTTGATTTATAAAACCAAAAATACACCAAAAGTAGTCGGCGGAGTTACCGAAAAATGCACTTTACATGCAAAAACACTCTATGAAAACGTATTAAACGCTGGTGTTTTCACTGTTTCATCCCCCAAGGAAGCAGAGATGTCAAAAATTTTAGAAAATACCTTTAGAATAGTCAATATTGGTCTCATAAATGAAATGGCTATCTTAGCAAAGAAAATGGGTATAAATATCTGGCAAGTAATAGACGCTGCTGCTACAAAGCCTTTTGGATTCATGCCTTTTTACCCTGGACCAGGAGTGGGCGGTCACTGCATTCCAATAGATCCTTTTTATTTAACGTATAAAGCTAGAGAGTTTGACTATCACACGAGGATAATAGAATTGGCAGGGGAAATAAACGATTATATGCCTGAGTATGTAATTGAAAGACTAATGGACATTTTAAACGAAAATAAAAAGTGTTTGAACGGTTCCAAAATATTGATGTTAGGAGTAAGTTATAAAAACGACATCGACGATTTAAGAGAGTCTCCTGCTTTGAAAGTTTTGGAGCTTTTGGAAAAGAAGGGAGCACAAGTAAAGATTCATGACCCCTATATTAAAAATTTTTCTCATAAAGGAATTGAATATAAAACCGTAGCTTTAACAAAAGAATTGTTAGATGAATCAGATGCTGTCTTAATTACTACGGGGCACAAAAAGGTGGATTACAATTTCGTTTTGGAAAATGCCAATATAGTTTTTGATACAAAAAATATCACAAAAGGCCTTAGAGAGAAGTATCCAGAAAAAGTTTCTTTATTATAAAAAGCTGAAATGTAGGTGATGTTCTTATGCTTAAATTGGCTGTAATAGGTTGTGGAAGAATTGCTCAAAAAAAACACACAGAAGCGATCATCAAAAATTCTGATATCATTGAAAATGTGGCTGTTTGCGATTTAAAAGAAGAAAGAGCAGAACACTTTGCCAACAAGGTAGAAAATTCTGGGTTAAAGAAACCAGAGATATACACGGACTACAGAAAATTGTTGAAAAGATCGGATATAGACGCCGTGGCAATCGCCACCGAAAGTGGAAATCATTATGAAATCACCATGGAAGCCTTGCAAAATAACAAACATGTGTTAGTGGAAAAGCCCATGGCCTTATCGACCAAACATATGAATGAGATGATAAAGTTTGCAAAAAGGAAAAATTTAAAGTTAGGGGTTTGCTTTCAAAATCGGTTCAATCCACCTATACAAGAATTAAGAAAAAAAATTACAACAAATTCCTTTGGAAGAATTCTTCACGGTCAAGCTTCCATTAGGTGGAATAGAAACGAAGAATATTATAAACAAGCAAAATGGAGAGGCACTTGGGAATACGACGGTGGGACATTGATGAACCAATGTACTCACAATATAGACTTGTTATTGTGGAATATGGGCTCTGAAATAAACGAAATATATGGTGCTATTCAGAACTTCACCCATCCTTATATAGAGGCCGAGGATTTTGGAGGGGCAATAATAAAATTTAAAAACGGTTCCGTAGGAATTATCGAAGGGTCAGCAAATATATATCCAAAAAACTTGGAAGAAACTCTATCGATATTTGGAGAAAAAGGGACAGTAGTGATTGGTGGTTTGGCGGTGAATAAGATAAAATATTGGAGATTTGAAGGAGAAGATGGACACCCATTTCAAAATCTCCCAGATCCTGATACCGTTTATGGAAGTGGGCATATTCCGTTGTACAAAGATTTTTACCAATCTATAGAAGAAGATCGAGAACCTTTTATTAACGGTGAAGAAGGAAAAAAGGCTGTCGAAGCTGTTTTGGGAATTTACAAGTCTGCCCTTTTGGACAGACCTGTGAGATTCCCAACCGATTTTTCAACTATAGAATTGAAGAGGGATATACATTCAGTCTAGATCTTGTTATAATCAAGATCTACCCCCTTCTTCTTTCACATATTGATTTCTATTCCTAAACCAGGTTTATTCGAAAGAATTATTGTATCCCCTTCTACTTCGAATCCTCCTTTTATCCCTTCGAATTCTTCATAATACATGAAGGAATCTAAATCAGCATCTGTTATATTTCTCTTAGCCGCAACTAAGCTTGCCCCCGCAGTAAGGGCCACCTTCGTTTCCACCATACATCCAACCATACAATTAATTCCAGCAGATTCTGCAATTGCGTTAATCTTTTCTGCTTCGTAAAGCCCGCCACTTTTCATCAGTTTTATGTTGATCATATCAGCACTATCTTTTTTTATCGCATGCATTGCGTCGTGAGCGTTATGAACTGATTCATCTAAAATTATCTTCATATCAGCCTTTTTTCTCAAAAGTGCGGACCCATCAAAATCCCAATCGGCTAACGGTTGCTCAACCGCTTCAATGTTGTAATTTTCCAACGTCTTGATTGCGGTTAACGTATCGTGTATATTCCATCCTTGATTGGCATCTATTTTCATTCTTATGTTATCTCCTGCATTTTTTCTTATGAGCCTGATAGCTTCGACGTCGTTTTTAAGATTAATACCGGTTTTGATTTTTAATATGTTAAACCCTCTATCGACACTTTCTTTTGCCTCATTTGCCATTTCTTGTGGTGCACCAATCCCTATCGTGATATCTGTCTGTACTTTGTTTTCAAATCCACCAAGTATCTTATAAACAGGTGCTTGCATCACTTTTCCTTTTATATCGTAGAGAGCGATATCAACCGCCGCTTTTGCTGCTGTATTTCCTGCGATTGCTTTGTTCAATATATAATGTATTCTTTCTATTGCGAGTGGATCCTGCCCTATCAATATTTCTTTGAATGTTTTAAGAACTGTTGCTACACTGTCGATGGTTTCTCCAGTTACCGAACGAGAAGGAGTAGCTTCTCCAAAACCGTAGTATCCTTCATTAGTAGTTATCTTTACAATTATCGATTCACAATACTCTGTTGCTCCTCGTGAAATAACAAAAGGTTTTTTGAGTTTAATTTTAATTTTTTCAAATTTTAAATCTGTTATTTTCATTTCTCCACCCTCCATAAGATTTTTAAACACTTCCTTTAGCTCCCCTTATCTTATTTTTGAAAATCGTTTTATTACTAAAGTGCCTATTCTTTAAAATGTTTAAAAGAACAAATCTATTGTACTATATTTTTTTCAATAATATGATTTTTGAATCAAAAATAAAAAAGCTCAAAAATCCGAAATAGATCTTTGAGCTGTTAAGGAAAGGAAAGTTCGATAATGGTCGGGACGACTGGACTTGAACCAGCGACCTTTGGTTCCCGAAACCAACGCGCTACCAACTGCGCTACGCCCCGAACTTTAATTATTCCATAATTGATTTTATCATATTTTTTAATCGAAGTGAATACTATCAATTTCAAAGACCTGATTACTATGTAACCATTACCCTATTTCGATGACAATTAATTATGATCTAACACAAGAAGTTTATTTTCTTCAACTTGTTTGCTAATATTGATAAACTCGCTACAAACTGCATATAATTTAACTGTTGCTTTCAAAAAGTTCATTTGATTGTTAATTTTAGGCACATCTAACTATTTTAAAAAGTGCTATAATTGAATTGAGATTTTCAAAAGAGGTGATTATAATTTGCTAATTCCTTCACACAACCTGTTTATTGGGCAAAAGGGAAAGATAATTCAATTGAACTTTGAAGACGAAAGTACTAAAAATCGTCTTGTCGCGATGGGAATAACGCCTGGTAAATTTATAGAATTAGTCCATGTTTCTCCTTTTGGGGATCCTTTAGTATTCAAAATCGGAGAAAAAAAGGTTGTTTTAAGAAAGAGCGAAGCTTCTAAGATCTTTGCCGATGTTCCCTACAAAATATTCAACCTTTTGGAATGTGAAATTGGAAGATATGAAATATTTGATATTAAAGGTGGAAGAAATCTTGTAGAAGAGATGAAAAGTATGGGTTTGTATGAAGGAGTCAATATTAATATAATTCATAAACTTGGGAACAAGATAATTATAGAGGTTGAAGGAAACAAACAAGAATTGGGAAGAGGAAGAGCTACCAAGATATTTTGTAAAAAGGTGGAATGAAAAATGGATATATCGGTAGTTGAAGAATATTTGAAAAAGAATAAAGAAGTCGATATTTTGGAATTAAAAGAGAAATTTCACTTAAATCAAAGTGAAATAAACATTTTGATTCCTTTCTTAAGGTCCATGAATGTTGGAATGGAAAAAATAGACAAAATAGAACCCGTATGTAAAAGTTGCCCATTGACAGATAAATGTGGAAAAGGCCTATTAAACAACTGTTATTATACTAAATAACTTTACAAAACAAATTTAATAATGGGAGGAGCTTGAATGAGTAAGGAGACCCTCAAAGATAACGTTGAAACAGTTAACAAGGAAGCAGAGATTTCAATCATTGGAAATCCTAATGTTGGTAAGACTTCTCTATTCAACCTTTTGACGGGCACTAAACAATATGTTGCTAATTGGCCAGGGGTTACAGTAGAGAAGAAAGTTGGAAATTTTAAGTATAAAGGAAAAACCTTTAAATTAGTCGATCTTCCAGGTGTTTACACTCTTTCAGCTAAAAGTGAAGACGAGAGAGTTGCTAAGGATTATTTAATAAGTAATAGTTCGGAGATAGTAATTGTTGTAGCAGATGCCTTGAACTTGGAAAGTTCGATGTTTTTATTGTTTCAACTTATAGAAATTGGCGTGAAGACTATTTTGGTTATAAACGCTGTAGATGAAGCTCGGGAAAAAGGGAGAATCATCGATCCATCCCCAATTTCCAAAACTTTAAACATCCCTGTCATATTGACTTCTGCCAAGAC
This region of Petrotoga olearia DSM 13574 genomic DNA includes:
- a CDS encoding sugar ABC transporter substrate-binding protein produces the protein MRKTLVVLSVVMLLVSFNFGATKITVWAMGEEAKSLDQLAELFMEEYPEYEVDIQAIPWANAYDKILTGIAGRQVPDIAQMGTTWMAPFGSMGAFEDLAPYIENSEVVKPENFFQGAWETGIVDGKQFGIPWYVDTRAMYYRTDLLAQVGYDHAPQNWDELYDAVKKLVENGSRYGITLYQPQDNYQVLLPFVWQNGGDILDSAGNVIVDQPEFVEAFGYYTRFFTEGLTPIAGGGNLFQDFASGDTPIFFSGPWMVSMIRAQIPQIDGNWDVALMPENKSRTSFMGGSDLVIFRDSKNKEAAWKFIEFLSRPDIQVKWYQIVNALPSVPKAWEDPLLQSDPMIATFGEQLNDAKAPINIPEFQEISVSIDSRVQEAIYGRKTPEQAAKDLKKDIEKILK
- a CDS encoding carbohydrate ABC transporter permease — its product is MKTPLRAIIGFIGPSIILLLIFMLIPIVVSLVISFTDFDVYAIYDWGRASFIGFENYVNLMQDPLFWRALLNTLYALVVAMPLTVVLALSFATLINREATYFKNFFKVSFYLPSITNTVAIAIVWAWMLNPDYGLINWFLGLFGIQGPNWLGDPIWAMPSVIMLVVWKAVGYNIILFTAGLQNIPDYLYEAAELDGASRFQQFLHVTIPSLRPTIFFVTVMTVIGYLQLFEEPYMLTAGGPLNSTLSIVLYLYRQGFRFFKLGYASSIAFMLFLMIFALTYMQMSARRSEV
- a CDS encoding carbohydrate ABC transporter permease; this encodes MRSRKVSPIEQVAVHGLLIIWLLISVIPFVWMVSTSFKGPGEIFIFPPRWIPRNPTFNNYIDLFQEMNFGRPFLNSVLVSLSTTFLSVLIATMAGYGFAKFHFKNKNLLFLFILGTIMVPGQITMIPVFLLLSRLNLLNTYWGLILPAIANAFNIFFMRQYIMGVPDELIEAAKIDGAHEGWIFFRIILPLARPAMAAITIFTFTGSWNNFLWPLIIATDESMYTLPVAVSVLGGQYTENIAMQMAGSVIVILPLIIVFLFTQRYFIKGITFTGMKG
- the wrbA gene encoding NAD(P)H:quinone oxidoreductase; amino-acid sequence: MAKVNIIFYSMYGHTYQMAKAEAEGAKEVKGTDVKIYRVPETVPEDILIQSGAKKAQEQFLHIPIATLDSLVEADAIIFGTPTRFGMMAAQMRQFLDTTGPLWAKGSLVGKIGSVFTSTSTQHGGQESTILNFHTTLLHHGMIIVGIPFTEPGLSDASNIHGGSPYGASAIIIQGDENRPNEIELNIAKSQGRRVAEIAKKLFD
- a CDS encoding winged helix-turn-helix transcriptional regulator translates to MTILKLISQENDISQETMAKKVGVVPSMINKYLKDFEENGNIIKSGENKRNMSYELTEAGKKRLQFLTLSFVDEVSELYTETKDSFKKVFQTLKKDNLKDILLYGAGVVGGIVLKVLKDENINIIGFLDDSSLKQGDRLQGIDIYPPEKAKELIYDALIIASFRKSEKILEKATEKNLEKLYIFKIDDEGNISLEGR
- a CDS encoding DegT/DnrJ/EryC1/StrS family aminotransferase, with translation MKDKMEVPLFDLTRQYEKLRKDVLKKLDAVFTSGNVIMGSNVKALETEIAKYINVKYAIGVANGSDALRISVQAMDIKAGDYVITTPYTFFATASAIVLNGATPIFVDVEDKYYNLDLDKVEDLLENHPKKEKIKAIIPVHLFGKTVDLERLEKIRENYNVKIIEDAAQSIGSVWNYKNGERKFSGSIGDLGIFSFFPTKNLGGYGDGGMIVTNDVVLADRVRKLRVHGAAKKYYHDEVGYNSRLDEVQAAILRIKLNNLDDYIDKRIKKAKNYEELFKLHNLNEDLSHPAYFNDRTHVYHQYVVTLNNPKDRDKLKKFLESKGVGTSIYYPLGLHLQKCFENLGYKEGDFPVAEKASKSTIALPMFPELTKKEQEYVVKSIKEFFSK
- a CDS encoding nucleotide sugar dehydrogenase, whose product is MALLDKIKDKTAKIGVIGLGYVGLPLAVEKAKAGYQVLGFDIQKEKVDKVNKGINYIGDVVNAELEKLVEDGLLNATTDYDRIKECDCVMICVPTPLNKYKQPDLSFVVDSTKEVAKRLHPEMLIVLESTTYPGTTEEVLLPLLQEYGFKVGKDFYLAFSPERVDPGNLIYKTKNTPKVVGGVTEKCTLHAKTLYENVLNAGVFTVSSPKEAEMSKILENTFRIVNIGLINEMAILAKKMGINIWQVIDAAATKPFGFMPFYPGPGVGGHCIPIDPFYLTYKAREFDYHTRIIELAGEINDYMPEYVIERLMDILNENKKCLNGSKILMLGVSYKNDIDDLRESPALKVLELLEKKGAQVKIHDPYIKNFSHKGIEYKTVALTKELLDESDAVLITTGHKKVDYNFVLENANIVFDTKNITKGLREKYPEKVSLL
- a CDS encoding Gfo/Idh/MocA family protein, producing MLKLAVIGCGRIAQKKHTEAIIKNSDIIENVAVCDLKEERAEHFANKVENSGLKKPEIYTDYRKLLKRSDIDAVAIATESGNHYEITMEALQNNKHVLVEKPMALSTKHMNEMIKFAKRKNLKLGVCFQNRFNPPIQELRKKITTNSFGRILHGQASIRWNRNEEYYKQAKWRGTWEYDGGTLMNQCTHNIDLLLWNMGSEINEIYGAIQNFTHPYIEAEDFGGAIIKFKNGSVGIIEGSANIYPKNLEETLSIFGEKGTVVIGGLAVNKIKYWRFEGEDGHPFQNLPDPDTVYGSGHIPLYKDFYQSIEEDREPFINGEEGKKAVEAVLGIYKSALLDRPVRFPTDFSTIELKRDIHSV
- a CDS encoding mandelate racemase/muconate lactonizing enzyme family protein, whose translation is MKITDLKFEKIKIKLKKPFVISRGATEYCESIIVKITTNEGYYGFGEATPSRSVTGETIDSVATVLKTFKEILIGQDPLAIERIHYILNKAIAGNTAAKAAVDIALYDIKGKVMQAPVYKILGGFENKVQTDITIGIGAPQEMANEAKESVDRGFNILKIKTGINLKNDVEAIRLIRKNAGDNIRMKIDANQGWNIHDTLTAIKTLENYNIEAVEQPLADWDFDGSALLRKKADMKIILDESVHNAHDAMHAIKKDSADMINIKLMKSGGLYEAEKINAIAESAGINCMVGCMVETKVALTAGASLVAAKRNITDADLDSFMYYEEFEGIKGGFEVEGDTIILSNKPGLGIEINM
- a CDS encoding ferrous iron transport protein A, giving the protein MLIPSHNLFIGQKGKIIQLNFEDESTKNRLVAMGITPGKFIELVHVSPFGDPLVFKIGEKKVVLRKSEASKIFADVPYKIFNLLECEIGRYEIFDIKGGRNLVEEMKSMGLYEGVNINIIHKLGNKIIIEVEGNKQELGRGRATKIFCKKVE